The genomic interval GTGACGACGGTGGAGCGGGTGATCGGCTTCAAGCGCGGGACCGGGGGGACGAGCGGGGTGGGGTACCTGCGGAAAATGCTGGACACGGTGCTGTTCCCTGAGATTTGGAAGTTGAGGACGGATCTTTAGGGGCGGACGGGGGCGGGGGAGATCGCGCAAATTGGGGTCAGAGTCAGCGAACCAAATTCTCGCTGACTCTGACCCCAACCCGCTGACCCCAACCCGCTGACCCCAACCCGCTGACCCCAACCCGCGCCCACCTGCGCGACCCCAACCTGCCAACCTGTCCAACCCGCCGATTCGTCCGGATCGCCAAGACCGTCGGATTCGCCGCACGGCAGGCCGCCGCCCTCCTGCGGCGCGAAGCAGGGCGTTGCATGATTGGGAGCCCCCTTCCTTTCACTCACCCGCACCGCCATGAAATCCCACTCCCTGCATCGGCGCCTCGCGCGGTTCGTCGTGACGTTGCTGGCGGCCGGCTCCGCCGGCGTCGCATCCCCCGCGCAGGCGCAGACGCCGCGCCCCATGCGCGTCGCCGATTACCTCGACCTCGAGCAAGCGGGGGATCCGCAACTCTCGCCCGACGGCAAGCAGGTGGTCTACACGCGCGGCTACATCGACAAGGTCAACGACGCGTGGACCGGGGCGCTGTGGATCATGAACAGCGACGGGACGAAGCATCGCTTCCTGGCGGAAGGGTCGAACCCGGTGTGGAGTCCCGATGGGACACGACTGGCCTACATCGCGATGGGGGACAACCCAAAAGGTCCGCAGCTCTTCGTGCGGTGGATGGATGCGGAAGGAGCCACGAGCCAGGTGACGCGCCTGGGCGAAGCGCCGGCGATGCTCAAGTGGTCGCCCGATGGCAAGTCGATCGGCTTTGTCATGTTTGTCTCGAGCGAGACGCCGTGGAATGTGGAACTCCCCCCGCCGCCGCCTAACGCCAAATGGGTGGCCCCGCCGCGCGTGGTCGATCAGCTGCACTATCGCACTGACCGCACGGGCTTCGCGCGCGGCGGGTCGCGGCACATCTTCACCGTGCCCGCCGACGGCGGGACGCTGCGCCGGGTGACACCGGCCGACCTCGGCGTGGGGGCGAGCTACGATGGGATCGCCTTCGGCCCGGGGAACTGGGACTGGACGCCGGATGGGACGACGATCCTGTTCGAGGGCGTGCGGCCGGCGCAGGCCGACACGATGCTGCACGCCGGGGTCATCTACTCGGTGAGCGCCATGGGGGGCGAGGCCAAGCTCCTCACGACGGCGCCCGGGATGTGGCTCAAGCCCGTCGTTTCCCCTGACGGGAGGTCGGTCGCGTACGTGGGACACGGCCCCACGACGATGACGATGCGCACCACGTCCCTGTACGTGATGAGCATCGACGGCTCCAACGCGCGCGAGATCACGCCATCGCTCGATCGCGACCCGGCGATGTTCGGGATGGGATCACTGCTCTGGGCACCGGATGGGAGCGGCGTGTACTTCGCGCCGGAAGATCGTGGGACGCGCAACCTCGTCTTCGCCCCGCTGGGCGGCGGCGCAGTGCGCCAGGTGACAAACGGTCCGCAGCAGATCGTGCTGGGCAATCGCAGCGCCAGCGGGATGTTTGTCGGCACCGTGACGGATGTCGCGCATCCGTCCGAGGTGGCGCGCATCACGCTGGGACCCAGGGGAGCGGAGGTGGCGCGCATCACCGACATCAACGCCGACTTCACCGCCGACAAGCAACTGGGCAGCGTGGAGGAGGTGTGGTATACCTCGAGCGGCGGGACGAAGGTTCAGGGGTGGATCGTGAAGCCGCCCAACTTCGACAAGGCGCGGAGATACCCGATGCTTCTCGAGATCCACGGCGGGCCGCAGGGGATGTACGGCGTGGGCTTCGATCCGATGTGGCATGCGTTCGCCGGCGCGGGATTCGTGGTCCTCTACACCAACCCGCGTGGATCGACCGGGTATGGCAACGCCTTCATGACGGCGATCGACAAGAACTATCCCGGCCCTGACTTCGACGACCTGATGGCCGGCGTCGACACCGTCGTGGGACGTGGATACATCGACGCGTCGCAGTTGTATGTCTCCGGATGCAGCGGTGGTGGAATCCTCACCAGTTGGGTCATCACCCATACCACGCGCTTCGCCGGTGCCGCGGTGCGCTGCCCGATCACCAACTGGACGAGCATGGCCGGCGGCTCGGACGTGCCGCTTTTCGCGCACTCCTTCTTCAATCGCCCGTTTTGGGAGTCACCGAACGAGTGGCTGGAGAAGTCGCCGGTCTTCCATGCAGGGAAGGTGAAGACGCCGACGCTCTTCATGACCGGGGTGCTCGACATGCGCACGCCGATTCCGCAGTCGGAGGAGCTCTACTCGGCGCTCAAGCTGCTGGGGGTGCCGACGACGATGCTCCGCTTTGAGGAGGAGTGGCACGGAACCGAGTCGCGCCCCTCGAACTGGATGCGGACGATGCTGTACATGCAGAGCTGGTTCGGGAAGTTCGGGGCGAAGCCGGTCTCGTGAGGGTTGGGGGGGGCGGGGCGGGGGGCCGACTTCGGGGTCAGCGACATCGGCGACATTGGGGTCAGAGTCATCGAGAAACTACTTGAAGGGGGTCAGAGTCAGCGAACCAAATTCTCGCTGACTCTGACCCCAACTGTCGTGCGGCGATTTTGCACCTGAGCGCAATGCGATGGTACGGCCCCGCGAAGCATTGGGAGCGAACTTCAGCGCCAGTCTCGCTCTTCCACCTCTCGGCCGAGGATCATCGATGCCGCGACTGCCGCGCTTGGTCGTTCCTGGGCGACCGCTTCATGTCATCCAGCGTGGCAACGACCGAAGGCCAACGTTCCAATCCGTGCGCGATCACATGGTCTATCTCGACTTCCTCTTCGAGGTGAGTCGCGCGACCGACGTGTCGATTCACGCCTATGTGCTGATGACGAATCACGTGCATCTCCTCGTCACGCCAGAAAGCGAGGACGCGCCAGCTCGTCTCATGCAGAGCATCGGGCGTCGATATGTGCGCTACTTCAATACGAGGTACGCTCGAACGGGGACGCTCTGGGAGTCACGCTATCGATCATCCGTGATCGACAGCGAGCACTACCTGCTCGCCTGTGCGCGCTACATCGAGCGAAACCCGGTGCGCGCAGGAATGGTCGGCACGCCCGCCGAGTACTCCTGGTCGAGCTACCACCACAACGCGTACGGCACGCCGGACCGACTTCTCAGGGCACATCCGGTGCTGCTCGCACTCGGCACGACGCCAAGTGAACGACGTGCAGCCTATCGCGCGCTCTTTACCCAGGAACTTCCCGAAGACGAGCTCACGCGGATCCGCCGCTCGACGCAACGCGGGGATGCGACGGGGGGAGAGGCGTTCCTTCGGCAGCTGGCGATGGAGCGGCGTCGCCCCGTTGTTCGGCGACCGGTTGGGGGGCGCGTCGCTCCTTGCGGCATGGGCGATGCCGGAGTCCGCGAAAATGGGGTCAGAGTCACCGAACCAATTTCTCGGTGACTCTGACCCCAATTTGCGCTGACCCCAATTTGCGCCAGTGCTCCCCCCCCCGTCACCGCCCCACGAAGTACGGCTTCCCCATCGCCTTGGGATTCGGCCACACGCGCGACGCGTCGGCGCCGCTGAACAGGAGGCCGTTCTTCATCACGTAACGAATCCTCGACGCATTGCCGATGTCGTCCAGCGGGTTGGCGTCGAGGACGACGAGGTCGGCGAGCTTGCCGACCTCCAGGGAGCCAAGCTGGGCATCCAGACCGTGCTGCGTCGCACCGCGGATGGTGGCGATCTCGAGGATCTCCTGCGGGGTAAAGCCGCTGCGCTTGAAGAGGTCGAGCTCCCAGTGCGCGTCGATGCCGAACATCTGCCCATGCGCCCCCAGCTGCAACGACGTCCCGTTGCGATAGAGCTTCCGGAGCTCCGCGCCCATCGCCCAGACCGCCATGTCCTCCGGCCACAGCTTGGTGGGCGAGCGCACGCGCATGAGCTGTTCGGGGGTGATGAAGCGCGTGAGCTTGGGGTCCTCCCACAGCTTCGACTGCTGGTGGTACCACCCCTCGCCCATCGCAACGTTGTAGCCGACGAGGAGCGTGGGCGACATCCCCGCCGTGGTCTTTCCCCAGAAGGTCACCACGTCGCCATAGAACGGATGATGTCCCATGGAGTGCTCGAGTCCCGTGATCCCGTCGAGGAGCTGCGTGAAGTTCATCTGTGGGTCGGCGGCCGACTCGGAGACGACGTTGAGCCCCAACTCGCGCGCCGCGGTAACGGTGAGCGAGCGGCGCAGGCGGACGTCCTGGACGTAGTCCTTCACGGCGATGGCGCCATAGTCGCGGTTCCAGCGCAGCTGCTCGCGCGCGTCGTCGAGCGTGGCGATGGGGCGATACATGAGGCGCCGCGCACCGGCGCGCCCGCCGTAGATGACGGAGCCGGTGGTGAAGTAGCGCGGCCCGACCATCTGCCCGCTGCGAATCATCTCGTTGAGCCAGGCGTCGCGGTACTCGTTGCCGTACACTTCGACCATGGTGGTGACACCATACGCAAGCGGCGCCGTGAAGTATGTCGGCTGCTGTTCAATGACGTGCAACGTGGACTGCTCGATATGCGGGTGCGCGTGCGCATCGATGAGCCCGGGGATGATGGTGGCGCCGGCGAGGTCGAAGACCTTGGCCCCCACGGGAACCGTGACGTTCGTGCCTAACGCCGCAATCTTCCCATCGACGAGGACGATGGTGGCGCGCTCGACGACATCGCGCCGGGCGTTCATCGTCACCACTCGCGCGCCGGTGAGGGCGATGGGCGTCGTGTTGCGATCGACGGCGTAGTCGATCCCCAACTCGGTGCGGCGCGCGGTGGAGCCGGGCACGCGCGGACCGGTCCACGAAGCCGCGATGCCGCCGGCCGCGGTCGCGGCGGGTCGCGGCGCGCGCGCCTCGGGCGTCCCGTGCGCCTCGGGCGTCCCGCGCGCCTCCCGCGCTTCCTTCGCCTCGGCGACGATGTCGGCGACCGCCTTCTCGAAGAACCCGCGCGCCCGCGTCCACGCAATCGTGCGCGCGTCGGGCGACCAGGTGAGGTAGCCACCATCTTCGGCGTCGATGCGAAGGGCGGCCCCTGTGCCCTCGAACGGCGAGAGCGTCACCGCCTTGCCGGCACGGCTCCACGGGATGAGGTAGCTGCGCTGGTACTCGCGCACGGCGAGCCACGACAGGTCACCCGATGGCACGACGGCGACGGCGTTGGGAAGGGCATAGAGCAACGTCTCGCCGCTCCCGTCAGGCGCAATGCGCTTGAGGACGAGGTTCTCTCCCTCGAACTCGGAGAAGTAGAGTGCCTGGCCATCACCCTGCCACATGACCGACGGCGGGATCTTCCCCGCGATGTTCGCATACTCGAGCGCGTGGCCGCTGACACCGGTGACGCGGTGCTCGGTCCCGTTGGTGTCACGCACGATGAGATCGAACTGGGTTTCGTTGGAAAGCCATGTGCCCCCCGCAAGCCCGGGCGCGCCGCGCACATAGGCGAGGCGCACGCCATCGGGGGCGAGGGCAAGCGATCCGTATTGCGCGGGGACGTTCGTCAGGCGTACGGCGGGCGCATCGAGCGACGCCTTGCGATAGACGGCGCCGAGCGAGTCGTCGCTCCACCCGGCGAAGTAGAGGGCGCCGCTCGCGGGGTCGACGATGGGCGACGTTTCCAGCATCGCGGAGCGCGTGACGTTGCGCGGCGCGGCACGCCCGTCGGTCACCCACAAGTCGCCTAACGCCTCGTACAGGACGCCGGCCGCGATACGCGTCCCCCAGCGGTGGCCACGCGTGGTGGCGCGGTCGACCGGCTCCTCATGGCGGAAGCGAATGGTCTCCGACGCCTCACGTTCCACGTGCGCGGTGAACGGAACCTGGGTGTCGGCTCCAGTCATCGTGTCGATGCGATGGATCGTCCCGCCGAAGGCAATCAGGAGGTGCGCGCCGTCCGGATGCCACGCCATCGCGGGAGCGGGGCCATAGGTCGACGAACCCTGCTGGCGGTCGCGGTCGACCCCGCGGGCGAGGGTGCGCTCGCGACCGGTGACGAGGTCGCGCACGATGAGGATGGTCTCGTCGATGGCGCGATGGAGATACGCGAGCTCGCGCCCGTTAGGCGACAGCGCGGGGGCAAAGGCGCCGCCCGCTCGCGCGACGCGCGTCACGAGCTCACCCGTGCGCCGATCGTAGCGATCGATGCGCACGCCGCTGGTAGGGGTCACGTATGGGTTGAAGGCGAACGCATACAGCGGCGCGTCGCGCCGCTCGAACAGGAGCCCACTCCCATCGGGCTCGGCGACGGCGCCTCCGAGGACATTCCCGCCCTCGACGAGTCGCACCTTCCCGCCCTGTCGATCGAGCGCGACGAGCTGGTTGGGGGCACCATCACCTTCGACGGTGGCATAGATCGCCCGACCGTCGATGGACCAGGTGGGGCGATAGTAGTTCTCGCTGCGTGCCGTCGACGCGCGCGACACACGCTCGAGGGCACCGGTCGCGCGGTCGAGCGTCCAGATGTCGTAGGCGCCGGCGCGGTCGGAGGAGAAGGCGATCGCGCGCCCATCCGGCGAATAGCGTGGGAAGAGGTTCCATGAACGCCCACTCGTCAGGCGCTTCGCCGCGCCGCCGTCGATCGGCATTTCGTACAAGTGGCCGAGAAGATCGAAGAGGAGCGTGCGGCCATCGGGAGCGATGGAGAGCGACATCCACGTCCCCTCGGTGACGTCGAAGGAGATGGTCTTCGACGGGCCAGTGGGGGTCTCGACGTTCCACGCAGACGGTGATTGCGCGTACGCGCTCCGCATGGCGAGCGAGGAGACGAGCGCCGGCGCGAACACGGGCGCCAGCGAGGACACGATCGCGAGGACAAGGCGTCGAAGCACCGACGAGCGGGGACGGGCAGGGCGCGTCATGGATGGAAGGGCGGGGGGCGAGGCGAGCCCGTGCGAGGCGATGTCGCGTCGCGCGAAAGTGCCGGTTGCCCCTCGCGCCGTCAACGACGCGGTGTGGTCTCGCCTGGCGACTCGACTATCGCGGCATCGACTGCATCGATCACCGCAACTGCATCGCCTATCGTGTCCGCCGCCACCACCACAGCGCGATCACCAGCGTTGGCCACACCAGATAGAAGAGCCACGCCGCACCCACTGGCGTCGCGCGCAGCGGGTACCCGGGATACGTCTCGCCGGCCTCGCCGGCCTCGCCGGCCTCGCCGGCCTCGCCGGCCTCGGCCGATGGCGTCGGCACTCCGGCCAGTGCGTAGATCGTCTCCAGCACCACGCGTTCGATGGACGAGCGCTGCATGGCGCGCTTGTCGCCGAGTGCGTACCAGATCTCACCGTACGTGCCGCGCGGGCGTTCGAAGAGCCCGGTCGAGGTCGAGGCCGCGTACTCGATGTCGACGTGGCGCATACTGCGTTGCAGCTTGCGGAGGACGCCGCGCTCGAGGTCGGCGAGGCGCGGGTCTTCCGGCGCGAGGTGCACCGTCACGTGCAACGGTGCGCCGATGGCCGCGAGCGCGCGCTGGTCGGCGGGGGCGAACGAGTTGCGGCGATCCTCGCTGGTGTCGGTGCTCCCGCGCCAGCGCTGGCCGGTGGTGGCGGCGAGCGCCGTGACAACAAGGACCACCGCACTGCGCGCGACACGACGCGGCAGCGCGCGCCCGGGATGCAGCCACGCGGCGGCGAGGGCGAGGAGCCCGCATGACACGACGAGTGCCACCACGCAAACATCGCCTCGCAACTCGCCGCGCTCGAAGGGGCGGAGCGCCGCATCCGGGGTGAAGCGCGCAATGGCCACCAACACGCCGCCATTCACCTGTGCGGCGAAATCGAGCGCCCAGGCGCCTAACGTGACGGCCAACGCCACCACCGCGGCGCTGGCCGCCCCGTCGGTCACCGCCGCCGCCATGGCGCCGACGCCGATCACGAGCATCCCGCGCAGGAGATGGCCGGCGAGCACGGTCATCACCTCCGGCATGGCGAGGTGCCCGCCGTACCACGCCCAGAGCGCGAGGGCGAGGCACGCCGGGAGCCACGACACCACCCAGGCGGCGGCGAGGACCACCCCCTTCACCGCCAGCTGCACGCCGACGCCGACTGGCGCCTGCACCGCGAGGCGCAACGCGCCGCTCTCCTTCTCGGCCGCCACCAGACGAATGGCGACGAATGGGAAGAGGAGCGCGGCCGCCAGCGCGTACGCCCCGAACGTCGGGACGACGATTCCATCGAGCGGCGAGATCCCCTGCGACAGCGCCGCCGCCCCACCCGCCGACCCGCTCACCTCGGCGTAGGCGCGCACCGCCGTGATGAAGGCGTGCCCCACCAATGGCCCCATCGCGACGAAGAAGAGGAGCGCGGCGCGCGACGCCCACAGCTCGCGCCAGTCATGGCGGGCCAGTGCCCGCACGGCGCGCCATGCGGAGCGCGCGCTCATGTGAGCGCGAGGAAGACGTCCTCGAGCTCACCCGCCGGAAGTCCCGCCTGCGCGCGCAACGCGCCTAACGACCCACGGGCGCCGGTGCGGCCGTCGCTCACCAGCACCAATCGATCGCAGCTCCGTTCGGCGTCGCGCATGGCGTGGATCGAGAGGAGGAGCGAGCGACCCTCGCGCGCCGTCTGGCGAAGGAGGGCGATGGTCTGGCGAACCTGGCGCAGGTCCAGTCCGTCGAAGGGTTCGTCCATGAGGACGAGCGGTCGCGGGACCAGGAGGGCCAGCGAGAGCAGGAGGCGCTTGCGCTGTCCCTTGGAGAGTTCGCCGATGGGGCGCCGTTGCAGCTCCTCGACGCCGAGTGCAACGGCGGCCCCTCGCGCCCAGGCGTCGCGGGTGCGGGCGTCGACGTTCCACAAGTCGGCGAAAACATCCACGACATCGCCCGCCCGCTCGTCGCGCCACGGGACGAGCGAGTCGGGAAGGTAGAACATCGCCCTGTGACGTTCCTCGGCGGCGAGCGGGACGCCATCCACGAACACCTCGCCGCCGTCGGCGGGGAGGAGACCGGCGAGGCAGTCGAGGATCGTGCTCTTGCCGGCCCCGTTAGGCCCGAGGAGGCCGACGACCTCGCCGCGGCTCACCTCGAAGGAGGCGTCACGCACCGCCTCGATCGGGCCGAAGCTCCTCCTCAGCGCGCGGACGACGAGGCGGTGGATGTCGTCGGGCATCAGTCGCGATGCAGGGTAAAGCCGGCGCGCAGCGTGCGCGGCATGCCGTACGAGATGAGCGCATTGGCGCCGGACCCGGAGAGGTTCACCTGGTATTGCTCGTTGGTGACGTTCTCGAGGGCGACGAAGCCGGAGAGCCCGCGCATGATCTCGCGGTTGGCTTGCAGGTCCACGACGGTGAACGGGTCGAGCCAGGCGCCCTGCAACGTGGTCGTGTGTCCCTCGTGCCGCCAGATTCCGGTGTAGGTGCCGAAGCGAGACGACGTCCACGTGGCACGCACGACCTGTTTGGGCGACGGGACGCGGTTGACGTGCGCGCCAACGACGGTCCCGGTGGGGCCCGCGGCGATGCGGGCGTCGTCGTAGTTCACGCTCCCGCTCAGGAAGAGCGAGGGGAGCGGACGGAGGGCGACGTAGGCCTCGCCGCCCTTGCTGCGCGTGCGGGTGACGTTGAGGCGCTGGCGCGTGGTGACACCGCCGGTGGTGCTGAGCGTGACGGGGACGTTGAAGTCGCGATAGTTCGCGACGTACCACGTGCCCTTCATCTCGATCCAGTGCGAGGGTTGCCACTGCAGCCCCACCTCGCGCCCCTGCGCCTTCTCGGGCTTGAGGTACGGGTTGGGGAGGGTAATGGATGTGTTGCTCACCTGCTTGCGATAGAGCTCGGCCAGGTTCGGGGCGCGGAAGGCTTCGTAGTAGGCGCCGTGGATGGCGAGCGTGGAGGTGAGCTGGTAGCGCGCGCCGAGTCGCGGGGAGAAGGCGGTCTTGCTGCTGTCGGCGTAGCGCGTGATGCCCGCGGCGGCGTCGACCGACGCGCCGTTGGCGTTGGTCCAGTGGTCGAGGCGGGCGCTCAGCTCGATGCGCAGCGGCGCGGCCGGCGCGGCGATGGCTTGCACGAAGAGCCCGCTCAGCGCCTGGTCGCCGCCCGACCAGACCTTGCGCACCTGCTGTCTGCAGTTTGCGCCCGGGCAGGTGGTATTGAAGCTGCGCTCATCGTAGGCGCCGCTGTAGTGCCGGTAGTCGGCGCCGGCGCTGAACGACTCGACGTGCGTCATCGGAAGCGCGCGCGTCCAGGTGGCCGAGGCACCCCAGTCGTGGCTGGGGATGTCGGCGGTGACGCTGCTATCCTCGCACTGGCGCGCCGCTGTGGCGGGCGATGCACAGGTGGACGAGTTGCTGCGGATGGCGGCGCTGCGCTGGTGCTCGTCCTGACGACCGTCCCAGGCGCGGAGGGCGAGCGTGCCGGCGTGCTCGCCCTGCCAGTTGAGCCCCGCGTCCAGGTGTTGCTGCTGGCGGTCCTGGTATGAGAGCGGCGTGCCGGTGTGGCGGTTGTCGCCAAAGAGGTGCCCGGTGACGAAGGCGTTGAGGCGCGCGGTGGGGGCGTAGTTGAGGCGCACATAGCTGTTGCGCTGGATGATCTCCGAACGCTGGTCGATGCGGCCGCGCCTGGTGGGGTCGAGCAGCGTGTAGCCCCCGCCGGACTGGTAGTCGCCGCTCACGGTGGCGGTGAGGGGGCCAACGAGCGGGATGCCGGCGGCGGCGGCGACGTGCTGCCCGCCGCGTTCCCCACCGTCGACCGAGAGTCGCATGCTCCCCGGGGCCATGGGGCGCGAGAAGAAGGAGATGACGCCGCCCATGGCGCCGTTGCCGTACAGCGCCGACTGCCCGCCCTCGAGGACCTCGACGCGGTCGAGCATCCCCTTGGGGACGCGCCCCCAGTCGATCCACTCGCCCCATGCGTCGTTCACGGGAATCCCGTCGAAGAGAACGACCGTGCGCCCTTCGTCGACGCCGCGGATGGAGACGATCTGCGCCGTGCCGCCGACTAACGACGAGGTGCGGGGAAGTTCGACGCCGGGAATCTCGCGCAGGAGGTCCTGCGACTCGCGCGCGGCGGTGGTCTCGATGTGCTGCGGCGTGAGGACGTTGACCGTGGTGGCAATGCGGCGCGCCTCCTCGGGGGTGCGGGTCGCCGTGGTGACCACGCTGGAGAGGAGGAGGGAACCGGGCGACAGCTCGACGTCGAGCGTGGCGTCCTCACCCGGCCTCACCTCCACGACGCGACGCAGCGGGGCATACCCGACCGCGGTAACGAGGAGCTGATAGCGTCCGCCGGGGAGGGCGCGAAGGAGGTAGCGGCCGTTGCTCCCGCTGACGGCTAGGCGCGGCGGCGAGGCAATCTCGACGCGGGCGTCGGCGATCGGGGCGTGCGTGGTGCTGGCGGTGACGGTGCCGCGCAGCGCGGCGGTTTCCTGCGCGGCGAGCGCGCTGGTTGAGCCGGTCGACAGGAATGCCGCGGCCATCGCTGCGGCGAGCAGCGAGCGAACAGGTGAGGGGACCATCGAAGTCAGGGCGAGCGGGAGGCGCGGGCGGCGCAGAGCGCCAGGGCGATTGGGGGGAGTCCGGCCGCATCGCGCCTCAGGTCGACGCGCCCGGGATCTTCCATGGGGGCCGGTTCGAGCCCTCCATTCGCAGTGCGGATGAGCTGGGTGCCGTAGATCTGCTTTCGCCCCTGCTGCAGGCGCAGGCGATCCTCGAGCGTGGCAACGGCCGCCGGCGGCGACTCGTCGGGGCCGGCCTCCATCATCCGGTGAAGCACGGTGCGCGCGAGGATCGAGTCGCGCGCGGCGAGCAGCCAGACGGCGCGCACACCGGCGGGGCCGACCACGGAACGCACCGGCCACGGCGACTGCCGGTTCTTCGCCAGCGCACGCAGCGAGTCGAGCATGCTTGCCTGCGCCGTGGCGTCACCTCCTGTGGGCCCGCCCTCACCGACGATCTCGAAGCCCGGAAGCGCACCAGCGTCGGCGACGCCCCCGATCCCCGCGGCGTGCAGGAGTGCCACCCGCAATCCGTCGTTGCTCCAGTCGTGCCGCGATTCGTCGCTCCACGCGCGTTGCTTGCGGAACCAATCGGCCGAGGTGTCGACGGTGCAGCGCACGTTAGGCGTCCGGGCCCGTGCCGCCGTGGGGCGCTGGGCGAGCGCGGGCGCAGCCAACACCGCCGCGGCGACGGGGAGGAGGGCGAGGCTGGTTGCCAGGAGCGCGCGTCTCATGGCTGTGCTGCAGGCTTCGCTTCAGGCCGCGCTTCGGGCTTCGCTTCGGGCCGCGCTTCGGGCCGCGCTTCGGGCTTCGCTTCGGGCTTCACCGCCGGCTTGGGTGCCGCGGGGGCCACGGTGAAGTCGGCAAACTCCGACATGCTGTCGGTCTTGGACCAGAGCCCCACTTTGCCGCTGACGGGGGCCTTGAGCGCGTGCTCCAGCACGAGCTTCCCGTCGAGGTACGTCTTGAAGTCGGTCCCGTGGACGGTGGTCCTGAGTTCGTGCCAGGTGCCCATCTCCAGGGGGAGGCTTTCGGTCCCCCGTTTGACAAACGAGCGCTTGCCGTCGTTGAAGGTCCAGAGGACGACGTTGTCCTCGGTGCCATTGAAGCGCACGGCGAGGTAGTCGCCGTTGGGCTTCACGTCGAACAGGATCCCTGCACAGCGGTCCAGCGTTCCGGCAATCATCTTGAAGCGGCTCGAGATCTCGCCGTCGGTGAAGTCGGGGACGTCCTTCGCCACCGCGATGGGGAAGTAGGCGAAGGCCTTCACGTTGTCGATGAACTCCTCGTGGCGTGCGCCGTAGATGGCGCGCGCCTTGTCGGCGAGCCCTCCCGCCGGCTGCCCCTTCTTCCAGGCCCGCCCGTCGACGAGGATGACCTTCTTCCCCTCGTCAGATGCAACGACCCAGTTGCCCACCATGGGGATGAACGACACCGGCTCCTTCCCGACCACGTCGCGGGCGAGCGAGACCGGCTGCACCGCGGCACGCGTCGCCGCGCCCTGAGCACCCGCGGCGCGCGGAGCACTCGCGAGCAGGGCAGCGACGAAGGCCAGCGCGGCTCGCGCGGCTCGCGAGGCTCGCGAGGCTAGCGCGGCTCGCGAGGCGACTGAACCGACTGGCGCGAACGTCGCGAGCGACGCGAGTCGATGGAGAGTGGGCCGCATGTCACGATGCCTGCGAAGGAATGGTCGGACGCGTACGAACCCGAAGGGGGCTCTCTATCATGAATAAAACATGACTACGCGAGGCGCGTTCCAGCGTTGCGCCCTTCGCCAAACCTTTGCATCCCCAAACACCCGCGCCCGCGTCTCAGAGCGCCGGCCGCCGCCTCCCGTGCTGCGTCGCCTGCTCGAACGCGTGCGCCACCTGCAGCACGCCCCAGTCGTTCCGGTGCTGCCCCACGATCTGCAGCCCCACCGGGAGTCCGCGCGCGCTGAACCCCGCCGGGACCGAGATGGCGGGGCACGCGGTCATGGTCACGTACCAGCACGAGCGCATCCAGTCGATGTAGGTCGGCATCGTCACGCCGTTCACCGCGACGGGATACTCGGTGCCGAGGTCGAACGGCTCCACCTGCGTCACCGGGCAGACGAAGTAGTCGTACCTGGTGAAGAACTGGTGCACCTCGCGCCACAGCCGCGCTTGTCGGGCATTGGCGCGCGCGACGTCCGACGAACGCAGCCGCTCAGCCTCGGCAATCTCCCACTTCACCGTCTCCTTGAAGGCAGACGGGTTGTCCTGCGCCAGCTTTGCATAGTTGGCGTGGAAGGTCAGGTGGCGCAGGATGGGGAAGGCCTCGTCTATTCCCTCGAACGACGGCTCGGCGTCCTCGACCACGCATCCGAGGTCGACGAAGTGCTGGCGCTGCGCGTGCACGACGCGCGTGATCTCGGGCTCGAACGGGATGCCGCCCATC from Gemmatimonadaceae bacterium carries:
- a CDS encoding S9 family peptidase; translation: MKSHSLHRRLARFVVTLLAAGSAGVASPAQAQTPRPMRVADYLDLEQAGDPQLSPDGKQVVYTRGYIDKVNDAWTGALWIMNSDGTKHRFLAEGSNPVWSPDGTRLAYIAMGDNPKGPQLFVRWMDAEGATSQVTRLGEAPAMLKWSPDGKSIGFVMFVSSETPWNVELPPPPPNAKWVAPPRVVDQLHYRTDRTGFARGGSRHIFTVPADGGTLRRVTPADLGVGASYDGIAFGPGNWDWTPDGTTILFEGVRPAQADTMLHAGVIYSVSAMGGEAKLLTTAPGMWLKPVVSPDGRSVAYVGHGPTTMTMRTTSLYVMSIDGSNAREITPSLDRDPAMFGMGSLLWAPDGSGVYFAPEDRGTRNLVFAPLGGGAVRQVTNGPQQIVLGNRSASGMFVGTVTDVAHPSEVARITLGPRGAEVARITDINADFTADKQLGSVEEVWYTSSGGTKVQGWIVKPPNFDKARRYPMLLEIHGGPQGMYGVGFDPMWHAFAGAGFVVLYTNPRGSTGYGNAFMTAIDKNYPGPDFDDLMAGVDTVVGRGYIDASQLYVSGCSGGGILTSWVITHTTRFAGAAVRCPITNWTSMAGGSDVPLFAHSFFNRPFWESPNEWLEKSPVFHAGKVKTPTLFMTGVLDMRTPIPQSEELYSALKLLGVPTTMLRFEEEWHGTESRPSNWMRTMLYMQSWFGKFGAKPVS
- a CDS encoding transposase, translating into MVRPREALGANFSASLALPPLGRGSSMPRLPRLVVPGRPLHVIQRGNDRRPTFQSVRDHMVYLDFLFEVSRATDVSIHAYVLMTNHVHLLVTPESEDAPARLMQSIGRRYVRYFNTRYARTGTLWESRYRSSVIDSEHYLLACARYIERNPVRAGMVGTPAEYSWSSYHHNAYGTPDRLLRAHPVLLALGTTPSERRAAYRALFTQELPEDELTRIRRSTQRGDATGGEAFLRQLAMERRRPVVRRPVGGRVAPCGMGDAGVRENGVRVTEPISR
- a CDS encoding PD40 domain-containing protein, producing MTRPARPRSSVLRRLVLAIVSSLAPVFAPALVSSLAMRSAYAQSPSAWNVETPTGPSKTISFDVTEGTWMSLSIAPDGRTLLFDLLGHLYEMPIDGGAAKRLTSGRSWNLFPRYSPDGRAIAFSSDRAGAYDIWTLDRATGALERVSRASTARSENYYRPTWSIDGRAIYATVEGDGAPNQLVALDRQGGKVRLVEGGNVLGGAVAEPDGSGLLFERRDAPLYAFAFNPYVTPTSGVRIDRYDRRTGELVTRVARAGGAFAPALSPNGRELAYLHRAIDETILIVRDLVTGRERTLARGVDRDRQQGSSTYGPAPAMAWHPDGAHLLIAFGGTIHRIDTMTGADTQVPFTAHVEREASETIRFRHEEPVDRATTRGHRWGTRIAAGVLYEALGDLWVTDGRAAPRNVTRSAMLETSPIVDPASGALYFAGWSDDSLGAVYRKASLDAPAVRLTNVPAQYGSLALAPDGVRLAYVRGAPGLAGGTWLSNETQFDLIVRDTNGTEHRVTGVSGHALEYANIAGKIPPSVMWQGDGQALYFSEFEGENLVLKRIAPDGSGETLLYALPNAVAVVPSGDLSWLAVREYQRSYLIPWSRAGKAVTLSPFEGTGAALRIDAEDGGYLTWSPDARTIAWTRARGFFEKAVADIVAEAKEAREARGTPEAHGTPEARAPRPAATAAGGIAASWTGPRVPGSTARRTELGIDYAVDRNTTPIALTGARVVTMNARRDVVERATIVLVDGKIAALGTNVTVPVGAKVFDLAGATIIPGLIDAHAHPHIEQSTLHVIEQQPTYFTAPLAYGVTTMVEVYGNEYRDAWLNEMIRSGQMVGPRYFTTGSVIYGGRAGARRLMYRPIATLDDAREQLRWNRDYGAIAVKDYVQDVRLRRSLTVTAARELGLNVVSESAADPQMNFTQLLDGITGLEHSMGHHPFYGDVVTFWGKTTAGMSPTLLVGYNVAMGEGWYHQQSKLWEDPKLTRFITPEQLMRVRSPTKLWPEDMAVWAMGAELRKLYRNGTSLQLGAHGQMFGIDAHWELDLFKRSGFTPQEILEIATIRGATQHGLDAQLGSLEVGKLADLVVLDANPLDDIGNASRIRYVMKNGLLFSGADASRVWPNPKAMGKPYFVGR